From Kwoniella europaea PYCC6329 chromosome 3, complete sequence, one genomic window encodes:
- a CDS encoding dethiobiotin synthase yields MPLLFPNFRIHQVFGANTDVGKTLLTTALVRATASKYAASSKGKEKSVFYLKPVSTGPDEESDDDSYVQRHTEPYAHLIDTYNLYQYREPMSPHLAAKLAPDLPFPKTNDELVRGIENYATSCAKQLNGRQGALFVETAGGVHSPALHPPHTQSTFLRSLRLPSILIASPHLGGISTTLSSYESLIMRGYSISAVLCLYDSYYRNDDFLEGYFRDRGIGYWTVKPPPQKYGTIEEDAARLAQWYEEVERSGISEEGGGGVKDASDWLDHQHVSRIKELDSMPGRTLKSVWWPFTQHGLINKKEDVMVVDSAYGDNFDSYYTKPSPTSSTNSELQAIPKEEGSLLNSYFDGSASWFTQSHGHANEELTIAATMAAGRYGHVLFPSGTHEPALKLAEKLKSTVGKGWAERVFYSDNGSTGIEVALKMALRAAGRRYGYDGEMGGDYGVIGLRGGYHGDTIGSMDASEASTYNKAVDWYKGRGHWFSPPMVQYIDGQPSVLTTGPDEWSPLPEALTSEGKSTSEGWSLGFSDIQSIYSVESRLDSPLADYYREHIRKSLERAVKVDGKKFGAMIMEPTCLGAGGMIFVDPLFQTCLVEVVRASSDLFGGKSWKGKKYTEDLKEVRGGWREKRKWRGVPIIYDEVFSGLHRFGYLSASSILKETPDIAVYAKILTGGLLPLSATLASTSIFNTFLSDRKVDALLHGHSYTANPIGCSVALKAIEILERQNWEVEKKMWNVDLKDESKRWSFWNEGFVSTLSETKGIKGAMAMGTVMALELDAGEGGYSSHAALDFLTALRQKIITSPKGQFAPFQIHSRPLGNVVYIMTSSFTKPEVVRAMEKTIVEELAKI; encoded by the exons ATGCCCCTCCTTTTCCCCAATTTCCGAATTCACCAGGTCTTTGGAG CCAATACAGATGTAGGCAAGACACTCTTGACTACAGCTCTAGTAAGAGCCACAGCATCAAAGTACGCCGCATCGtcaaaagggaaagagaaaagtGTATTTTACTTGAAACCCGTATCAACCGGACCAGATGAAGAGTCAGAT GATGATAGCTATGTACAAAGACATACAGAACCTTACGCTCATTTGATCGATACCTATAATTTATACCAGTATAGAGAACCTATGTCTCCGCATTTAGCAGCTAAACTTGCACCGGACTTG CCATTTCCCAAAACTAACGATGAGCTAGTCCGAGGAATCGAAAATTACGCTACCTCATGTGCGAAGCAGTTGAATGGAAGGCAAGGAGCCTTGTTCGTAGAAACAGCgggag GTGTCCATTCCCCAGCCTTACATCCCCCACACACCCAATCCACATTCCTTCGTTCCCTCCGACTTCCCTCTATCCTCATCGCTTCACCTCACCTAGGCGGAATTTCAACCACCTTATCCTCTTACGAATCTTTAATAATGAGAGGATATTCGATATCAGCTGTCCTATGCCTGTACGACTCATATTACCGGAACGATGATTTCCTAGAAGGATATTTTAGGGATAGAGGAATAGGATATTGGACTGTCAAACCTCCCCCGCAGAAATACGGAACGATAGAGGAGGATGCAGCGAGGTTGGCTCAGTGGTACGAGGAAGTAGAACGATCCGGCATATcggaggaaggtggtggtggtgtgaAAGATGCTTCAGATTGGTtagatcatcaacatgttAGTAGAATAAAGGAATTGGATAGTATGCCTGGTAGAACGCTTAAAAGCGTTTGGTGGCCTTTCACTCAACATGGTCTG ATaaacaagaaggaagatgttATGGTGGTCGATTCAGCTTATGGCGATAACTTTGATTCGTACTACACCAAACCATCGCCGACATCCTCCACAAACTCCGAGTTGCAGGCGATaccgaaggaagaaggtagtcTGTTGAATTCTTACTTTGACGGTTCAGCCAGTTGGTTCAC TCAATCACACGGCCATGCCAACGAAGAATTGACTATAGCAGCTACAATGGCCGCCGGAAGATATGGCCATGTTCTATTCCCCTCGGGAACCCACGAACCTGCATTGAAACTTGCCGAAAAACTGAAATCGACCGTAGGAAAGGGTTGGGCTGAAAGGGTGTTTTACTCGGATAATGGAAGTACCGGTATTGAAGTGGCTTTGAAAATGGCTTTGAGAGCTGCAGGGAGGAGGTACGGatatgatggtgagatgggagGTGATTATGGTGTAATCGGTCTTAGGGGAGGGTACCATGGTGATACT ATCGGTAGTATGGATGCGTCCGAGGCGTCAACATACAATAAAGCTGTTGATTG GTACAAAGGTCGTGGTCATTGGTTCTCACCACCGATGGTTCAGTATATCGATGGCCAACCCAGTGTACTCACGACAGGCCCGGACGAATGGTCACCTCTACCTGAAGCTCTGACTTCCGAGGGTAAAAGCACGAGCGAAGGATGGTCTTTGGGATTCTCAGATATACAATCGATATATTCCGTTGAATCTCGATTAGACTCACCTCTAGCAGACTATTACAGAGAACATATTCGAAAGAGCCTCGAAAGAGCTGTTAaagttgatggaaagaagttCGGAGCGATGATCATGGAACCTACATGTCTTGGAGCAGGAGGTATGATCTTTGTTGATCCGCTGTTCCAGACTTGTTTAGTAGAAGTTGTGAGAGCTAGTTCGGATCTGTTTGGCGGTAAATCATGGAAGGGTAAGAAATATACCGAGGATCTCAAGGAAGTCAGAGGAGGTtggagggagaagaggaaatggagAGGTGTGCCGATCATCTACGATGAAG TATTCTCGGGATTACATAGATTCGGATACCTCTCGGCATCTTCGATACTCAAAGAAACGCCCGATATAGCAGTATATGCGAAAATCCTCACTGGGGGGCTATTACCACTCTCAGCCACTCTAGCTTCCACATCGATATTCAACACTTTCCTATCGGATCGAAAAGTAGATGCGTTATTACATGGACACTCCTATACTGCCAATCCTATTGGATGTTCAGTGGCCCTGAAAGCGATTGAGATATTAGAGAGACAGAATTGGGaagtagagaagaagatgtggaaTGTCGATTTGAAGGATGAATCGAAAAGATGGAGTTTCTGGAATGAAGGATTCGTATCGACCTTGAGTGAGACGAAGGGAATCAAAGGGGCGATGGCTATGGGGACGGTCATGGCACTTGAATTGGatgctggagaaggag GATACTCATCCCATGCTGCATTAGACTTCCTTACAGCACTCAGACAGAAGATCATCACTTCCCCTAAAGGTCAATTCGCACCGTTCCAGATCCACTCGCGACCACTTGGGAACGTAGTGTACATCATGACTAGTAGTTTCACGAAACCCGAAGTTGTACGAGCTATGGAGAAGACTATTGTAGAGGAGTTAGCGAAGATATAG